The Nitriliruptor alkaliphilus DSM 45188 genome includes a region encoding these proteins:
- a CDS encoding NADH-quinone oxidoreductase subunit N produces MSIDFLAIAPEIALTITALVVLALDLSLRGEAKQLVNPVAVIGTVVALGFTVVLYGDHRETFGGTFVVNDYAVIFKLLFLGSLLAILGISWRFFAEGRYFQGEYYFLLLTSFIGMLIMPSARDLLLLFVALETVSIPAFIMAGMRKRDLYSSEAALKFFLIGVLSVALMLFGMSMVYGFTGTTSLEGIATALADEATSVPLLLASVMLVIVGFAFKVSAVPFHFWAPDTYAGSPMPVAAMLAVASKAAGFAGLIAVAFVAFEPVADVWAPVLGVLAILTMTIGNLIALQQRDIVRLLAYSSVAQAGYMLIPFGLAQPGGDAVNEAAVQAVLFYLVAYAVMNIGAFGVIIAVNRRTGIRAIRDFTGLGARSPLLGFALATFLLSLGGAPATVGLWAKFAILEAVTVEVTPFGLVLASFLVINSVIAFFYYLKVIKIMWIDAPLEGAPRLQPGLSLSAVVGVLMIGTILLGVLPGLVTDGTAVANVLATN; encoded by the coding sequence ATGTCGATCGACTTCCTGGCGATCGCACCCGAGATCGCGCTGACGATCACCGCGCTCGTGGTGCTCGCGCTCGACCTGTCGCTGCGCGGTGAGGCCAAGCAGCTGGTCAACCCTGTCGCCGTCATCGGCACGGTGGTCGCGCTGGGGTTCACCGTCGTCCTCTACGGCGACCATCGCGAGACCTTCGGGGGCACCTTCGTCGTCAACGACTACGCCGTCATCTTCAAGCTGCTGTTCCTCGGCAGCCTGCTGGCCATCCTGGGCATCTCGTGGCGGTTCTTCGCCGAAGGGCGCTACTTCCAGGGCGAGTACTACTTCCTGCTGCTGACCAGCTTCATCGGCATGCTGATCATGCCGTCCGCCCGCGATCTGCTCCTGCTGTTCGTCGCGCTCGAGACGGTGTCCATCCCCGCCTTCATCATGGCGGGCATGCGCAAGCGCGACCTGTACTCCTCCGAAGCGGCGTTGAAGTTCTTCCTCATCGGTGTGCTGTCGGTCGCGCTGATGCTGTTCGGCATGTCGATGGTCTACGGCTTCACCGGGACGACCTCCCTGGAGGGCATCGCCACCGCGCTCGCCGACGAGGCGACCTCGGTGCCGCTCCTGCTCGCCTCGGTCATGCTCGTGATCGTCGGGTTCGCGTTCAAGGTCTCGGCCGTGCCGTTCCACTTCTGGGCGCCGGACACCTACGCCGGTTCCCCGATGCCGGTGGCCGCCATGCTCGCGGTCGCCTCGAAGGCCGCCGGGTTCGCCGGGCTGATCGCCGTGGCCTTCGTGGCCTTCGAGCCGGTCGCCGACGTGTGGGCACCGGTGCTCGGCGTGCTCGCCATCCTGACGATGACGATCGGCAACCTGATCGCGCTGCAGCAGCGCGACATCGTCCGTCTGCTCGCCTACTCGTCCGTGGCGCAGGCCGGGTACATGCTCATCCCCTTCGGCCTCGCCCAGCCCGGCGGTGACGCGGTCAACGAGGCCGCCGTCCAGGCCGTCCTGTTCTACCTCGTGGCCTACGCGGTGATGAACATCGGAGCCTTCGGCGTCATCATCGCCGTCAACCGACGGACCGGCATCCGTGCCATCCGCGACTTCACGGGCCTCGGGGCCCGCAGCCCGCTGCTCGGGTTCGCCCTCGCGACCTTCCTGCTCAGCCTCGGTGGCGCGCCGGCGACGGTGGGTCTGTGGGCCAAGTTCGCCATCCTCGAGGCGGTCACCGTCGAGGTCACCCCGTTCGGCCTGGTCCTGGCCAGCTTCCTGGTCATCAACTCGGTGATCGCCTTCTTCTACTACCTGAAGGTGATCAAGATCATGTGGATCGACGCGCCGCTCGAGGGGGCGCCGCGGCTGCAGCCCGGGCTCAGCCTCTCGGCCGTCGTCGGTGTGCTGATGATCGGCACCATCCTCCTCGGGGTCCTGCCCGGCCTCGTCACCGATGGGACCGCGGTGGCGAACGTGCTCGCCACCAACTGA
- the metA gene encoding homoserine O-succinyltransferase MetA, producing MPIVAHSSLPAFAALAAEGEDVLTVQQAQRADIRELHIGLLNMMPDAALSVTEQQFIRMVGSANRIVQVFVHVFTVPGLERSPRTQAHIDDHYERFEDLRDEGLDALIVTGANVTNHPDLADEAFYAPLLEVMDWASEHVTSVMCSCLATHAMIQHRYGVRRRRLLNKRWGVLEHRLADPDHPLLRGTNTRFDVPHSRWNEITSAQLERAGVDVLIESTEGDFHLGVSPDGIRTVFMQGHPEYDAVSLLKEYKREVTRYLAGEIDAIPPLPANYLSADAARRAHEHLDAVLDAREAGRPAPEFPEAELAKGLDDTWADTAKAVFANWLGLVYRLTDLERGVPFTPDIDPSDPLGRLRR from the coding sequence ATGCCGATCGTCGCCCACTCCTCGCTGCCGGCCTTCGCGGCCCTGGCCGCCGAGGGCGAGGACGTCCTCACCGTCCAGCAGGCGCAGCGCGCCGACATCCGCGAGCTGCACATCGGCCTGCTGAACATGATGCCGGACGCCGCCCTCTCGGTGACCGAGCAGCAGTTCATCCGCATGGTCGGCAGCGCGAACCGCATCGTGCAGGTCTTCGTGCACGTGTTCACCGTCCCCGGCCTGGAGCGCAGCCCGCGGACGCAGGCCCACATCGACGACCACTACGAGCGGTTCGAGGACCTGCGTGATGAGGGCCTCGACGCCCTCATCGTCACCGGCGCGAACGTCACCAACCATCCCGACCTCGCCGACGAGGCCTTCTACGCCCCGCTCCTGGAGGTGATGGACTGGGCGAGCGAGCACGTCACGTCGGTGATGTGCTCCTGCCTGGCCACCCACGCGATGATCCAGCACCGCTACGGCGTCCGCCGGCGGCGGTTGCTCAACAAGCGGTGGGGTGTGCTCGAGCACCGGCTGGCCGATCCGGACCACCCGCTGCTGCGCGGCACCAACACCCGCTTCGACGTGCCGCACTCGCGGTGGAACGAGATCACCTCGGCCCAGCTCGAACGCGCCGGGGTCGATGTGCTGATCGAGTCGACCGAGGGCGACTTCCACCTCGGCGTCTCCCCCGACGGGATCCGCACCGTCTTCATGCAGGGCCACCCCGAGTACGACGCGGTCAGTCTGCTCAAGGAGTACAAGCGCGAGGTCACCCGCTACCTCGCCGGCGAGATCGACGCCATCCCTCCCCTGCCGGCCAACTACCTCTCCGCGGACGCGGCCCGCCGGGCCCACGAGCACCTCGACGCCGTCCTCGACGCGCGCGAGGCCGGCCGGCCGGCACCCGAGTTCCCCGAGGCCGAGCTCGCCAAGGGCCTCGACGACACGTGGGCGGACACCGCCAAGGCCGTCTTCGCCAACTGGCTCGGCCTCGTCTACCGCCTGACCGACCTCGAACGCGGGGTGCCGTTCACCCCGGACATCGACCCGAGCGACCCGCTCGGACGCCTGCGCCGCTGA
- a CDS encoding helix-turn-helix transcriptional regulator codes for MDTATRLLRLLTLLQTRPVWAGETLAERLAVTTRTVRRDVTRLRELGYPIEATAGAEGGYRLGAGGDLPPLLLDDDEAVAVVLGLSTAVVAGVDGVGDASTRVLTKLDQVLPPRVRKRVGELSSMTLDARSGPGGVFDVDPAKLLLIAGHCARAEELRFRYVARSGEESRRRTEPYRLVRSGRRWYLVAFDRDRRDWRSFRVDRMDRLVEGGERFVRGPDLPDAAEYVANAVGHAPYPVQARVRLPVDAETARGELSAWFGTCEDDEDGGCVLSAGGSDLSALAASLAWLPWDFEVLEPQAAQDAVAALGRRLVGAAGPAAATDG; via the coding sequence GTGGACACCGCGACGAGGTTGCTGCGCCTGCTGACGCTGCTGCAGACGCGACCGGTCTGGGCTGGCGAGACGCTCGCCGAGCGGCTCGCGGTGACGACGCGCACGGTGCGTCGCGACGTGACGCGGCTCCGTGAGCTCGGGTACCCCATCGAGGCGACCGCGGGCGCCGAGGGCGGCTACCGCCTCGGTGCCGGCGGTGACCTGCCACCGTTGTTGCTCGACGACGACGAGGCCGTCGCGGTGGTCCTCGGCCTGTCCACGGCGGTGGTGGCGGGGGTCGACGGCGTCGGAGACGCGAGCACGCGGGTGCTGACCAAGCTCGATCAGGTCCTGCCGCCCCGCGTGCGCAAGCGGGTCGGCGAGCTGTCCTCGATGACGCTCGACGCGCGCTCGGGACCGGGTGGGGTCTTCGACGTCGATCCCGCCAAGCTGCTGCTCATCGCCGGTCACTGCGCCCGCGCCGAGGAGCTGCGCTTCCGGTACGTGGCGCGCAGCGGTGAGGAGTCCCGCCGCCGGACCGAGCCCTACCGCCTCGTGCGTTCGGGACGTCGGTGGTACCTGGTCGCCTTCGACCGCGACCGCCGGGACTGGCGCAGCTTCCGGGTCGACCGGATGGATCGCCTGGTCGAGGGCGGTGAGCGCTTCGTCCGCGGACCCGATCTGCCCGACGCGGCCGAGTACGTCGCCAACGCCGTCGGCCACGCGCCCTACCCGGTCCAGGCCAGGGTCCGGCTGCCGGTGGACGCCGAGACCGCCCGAGGCGAGCTGTCCGCCTGGTTCGGCACGTGCGAGGACGACGAGGACGGTGGGTGCGTGCTGTCGGCCGGCGGCTCGGACCTGTCCGCCTTGGCCGCCAGCCTCGCGTGGCTGCCCTGGGACTTCGAGGTGCTCGAGCCGCAGGCGGCGCAGGACGCCGTGGCGGCGCTCGGCCGGCGGCTGGTGGGCGCAGCGGGCCCGGCTGCAGCCACCGACGGGTGA
- a CDS encoding GlxA family transcriptional regulator, with amino-acid sequence MRAGQTGRAARVVWLVVFDGVQLLDVAGPVDVFDAANRLVGHEAYRLRLVAAGRTVRTGSGIRIEADEDLDASVDDVDTLVVAGGWGMDEVTADPRLVGGVARAAAAARRVTSVCTGAFVLAEAGLLAGRRATTHWSRTDRLGEGTGVRVEPDRIFVRDGQVWTSAGVTAGIDLALSLVEDDLGPHVARQVARWLVVFLHRPGGQSQFSQHLRRPVVSSDPIRAALDRVAADPSADHRVASLAEAVGLSRRQFARAFRAATGLTPGAHVELVRLEAAQRALESGRDTLAVIASSVGFGTEETMRQAFQRRLGISPGQYRSRFRDP; translated from the coding sequence GTGCGGGCCGGGCAGACCGGGCGGGCGGCACGGGTCGTGTGGCTCGTGGTCTTCGATGGCGTCCAGCTCCTCGATGTCGCCGGCCCCGTGGACGTCTTCGACGCGGCCAACCGGCTCGTCGGCCACGAGGCCTACCGGCTCCGCCTGGTCGCTGCGGGCCGGACGGTCCGGACCGGCAGCGGCATCCGGATCGAGGCCGACGAGGACCTCGATGCCTCGGTGGACGACGTCGACACCCTCGTCGTCGCCGGTGGGTGGGGGATGGACGAGGTCACCGCAGACCCGCGGCTCGTCGGGGGCGTGGCACGCGCCGCTGCCGCCGCCCGACGGGTCACCTCGGTCTGTACCGGCGCGTTCGTCCTGGCGGAGGCCGGCCTGCTGGCCGGCCGGCGCGCGACCACCCACTGGTCGCGCACGGACCGTCTCGGGGAGGGGACCGGCGTGCGTGTGGAGCCGGATCGCATCTTCGTCCGTGACGGTCAGGTCTGGACGTCCGCCGGTGTGACCGCCGGCATCGACCTCGCGCTCTCGCTCGTCGAGGACGACCTGGGGCCGCACGTGGCTCGGCAGGTGGCACGCTGGTTGGTGGTCTTCCTGCACCGGCCCGGGGGGCAGTCGCAGTTCAGCCAGCATCTCCGTCGGCCCGTCGTCAGCAGCGACCCGATCCGTGCTGCGCTGGACCGCGTCGCCGCGGATCCATCAGCCGACCACCGGGTGGCGTCCCTCGCCGAGGCCGTCGGGCTCAGCCGTCGTCAGTTCGCGCGCGCCTTCCGTGCGGCGACAGGTCTGACGCCGGGCGCCCACGTCGAGCTCGTCAGGTTGGAGGCGGCGCAGCGAGCCTTGGAGTCGGGCCGTGACACGCTGGCGGTGATCGCATCGTCGGTCGGGTTCGGCACGGAGGAGACGATGCGGCAGGCGTTCCAGCGGCGCCTCGGGATCAGTCCGGGGCAGTACCGCTCCCGGTTCCGCGACCCGTAG
- a CDS encoding MFS transporter: MRHTASAALTSRLRPAHGVALLFLANGLVGPSLWPRLPEIRDAVGATDATLGLALVGVGVGGVLGSVLAPRLSRLLGVERTAVLSGVVLAASAIGVGLAPSVAVLFLVFAAMGMTDGIADIAQNALMFDVQRTGDRSLASRMHAVWSAGALAGTGLGTLAATARVTVVAQTAILAVFALAVIAVARTPVRRLRPATGPSHEATPAESVPIAVGALPGTDEPSASGPAGVAHPRRSRRRGVWLLVIVAGVVVAAVESIANEWSALTLQDGLGASVTLAGLGPTSYAGAMLVGRLIGDRGIDRFGARRMAQVGAAAVVLGGGLGLGLASLLEVPAVLVVGLVVAGVGTATLFPLMLQAGDALDPTGRGVAAASLGARAGFLAVPLSVGFLSDAAGPVVAFALLPLVGLVAAVALPAALARGQATAEGA, encoded by the coding sequence ATGCGCCACACCGCGAGCGCTGCATTGACGTCCCGCCTCCGTCCCGCCCACGGCGTGGCGTTGCTGTTCCTCGCCAACGGTCTCGTCGGGCCGTCGCTCTGGCCCCGCCTGCCGGAGATCCGTGATGCGGTGGGTGCCACGGACGCCACCCTCGGGCTGGCCCTGGTGGGCGTCGGTGTCGGAGGCGTCCTCGGCTCGGTCCTCGCTCCGCGCCTCTCGCGCCTGCTCGGCGTGGAGCGGACCGCGGTCCTCAGCGGCGTCGTGCTCGCCGCCTCGGCCATCGGTGTCGGGCTCGCCCCTTCGGTGGCCGTGCTGTTCCTGGTCTTCGCGGCGATGGGGATGACCGACGGCATCGCGGACATCGCCCAGAACGCCCTGATGTTCGACGTGCAGCGCACGGGCGACCGGTCCCTGGCGAGCCGGATGCACGCGGTGTGGAGCGCGGGGGCGCTCGCCGGGACCGGGCTCGGCACGCTCGCCGCCACCGCCCGCGTCACGGTCGTCGCGCAGACGGCCATCCTGGCCGTGTTCGCGCTCGCCGTCATCGCGGTCGCGCGGACCCCCGTCCGGCGGCTGCGCCCGGCAACGGGTCCATCGCACGAGGCGACCCCCGCAGAGAGCGTGCCCATCGCCGTGGGCGCGCTGCCGGGCACCGACGAGCCGTCGGCATCGGGCCCCGCGGGCGTCGCGCACCCCCGTCGGTCGCGTCGACGCGGGGTGTGGCTGCTCGTGATCGTCGCCGGGGTCGTCGTAGCCGCCGTGGAGAGCATCGCCAACGAGTGGTCGGCCCTGACCCTGCAGGACGGCCTCGGGGCCTCGGTCACCCTCGCCGGGCTCGGTCCGACGTCCTACGCCGGTGCGATGCTCGTCGGCCGGCTGATCGGGGACCGCGGCATCGACCGTTTCGGCGCCCGGCGGATGGCACAGGTCGGCGCCGCGGCCGTCGTGCTCGGCGGCGGGCTCGGATTGGGGCTCGCGTCCTTGCTCGAGGTGCCAGCGGTGCTGGTCGTCGGTCTGGTGGTGGCCGGCGTCGGGACCGCGACGCTGTTCCCGTTGATGCTCCAGGCCGGGGATGCGCTCGACCCGACCGGACGTGGCGTGGCGGCTGCGTCCCTCGGTGCTCGCGCCGGCTTCCTGGCGGTGCCGCTCAGCGTCGGGTTCCTGAGCGACGCGGCCGGGCCCGTCGTCGCGTTCGCGTTGTTGCCGCTGGTCGGACTGGTCGCCGCCGTGGCCCTCCCGGCGGCGCTCGCAAGGGGTCAGGCGACCGCCGAGGGGGCGTGA
- a CDS encoding M48 family metalloprotease has product MFKSAKTFILLAVMSGLLLGIGAIVDGTTGGDGRFLTLFLVIAVAMNVGSYWFSDKLAIRMAKAQPMDRARYPDVYEIVERLSRQAGQPVPRLYVSPSPQLNAFATGRNPDNAAVCVNEGLYRALTRDELEGVLGHELQHVHNRDILIGSIAAVLATAISYLALMLRFLPFFGGQDRDGGANPLVAVALGILTPIIAVIIQASITRSRESLADHTGAELTGDPLALARALAKLEAGGNDPRFLRAGGTPAETNQGMQHLFIAAPFGGRAASKLFSTHPPIPERIAALEEQAQRMGQLGPGPGFPGR; this is encoded by the coding sequence ATGTTCAAGAGCGCGAAGACCTTCATCCTCCTCGCCGTGATGTCGGGCCTGCTGCTCGGCATCGGGGCCATCGTGGACGGCACCACCGGCGGTGACGGCAGGTTCCTGACCCTGTTCCTGGTCATCGCGGTCGCGATGAACGTCGGCAGCTACTGGTTCAGCGACAAGCTCGCCATCCGCATGGCCAAGGCCCAGCCGATGGACCGGGCCCGCTACCCCGACGTGTACGAGATCGTCGAGCGGCTCTCGCGCCAGGCCGGCCAGCCCGTCCCGCGGTTGTACGTCAGCCCGTCCCCGCAGCTGAACGCGTTCGCGACCGGCCGGAACCCCGACAACGCCGCCGTGTGCGTCAACGAGGGGCTCTACCGGGCGCTCACCCGGGACGAGCTCGAGGGCGTCCTCGGCCACGAGCTGCAGCACGTCCACAACCGCGACATCCTCATCGGGTCGATCGCGGCGGTCCTGGCGACCGCGATCTCCTACCTCGCGCTGATGCTGCGCTTCCTGCCGTTCTTCGGCGGCCAGGACCGCGACGGCGGGGCCAACCCCCTGGTCGCGGTCGCGCTCGGGATCCTCACGCCCATCATCGCGGTGATCATCCAGGCGTCGATCACGCGGTCACGCGAGTCGCTCGCCGACCACACCGGCGCCGAGCTGACCGGCGACCCGCTCGCGCTCGCGCGGGCGCTGGCCAAGCTCGAGGCCGGCGGGAACGACCCACGCTTCCTGCGGGCGGGCGGGACCCCGGCCGAGACCAACCAGGGCATGCAGCACCTGTTCATCGCGGCGCCGTTCGGTGGCCGGGCGGCGAGCAAACTGTTCTCCACCCACCCGCCGATCCCCGAGCGCATCGCTGCGCTCGAGGAGCAGGCGCAACGCATGGGGCAGCTCGGCCCTGGACCGGGCTTCCCCGGCCGCTAG
- a CDS encoding VOC family protein — translation MSTPVSFQVTVDSRDPHALARFWAAALHYDLEIETGFVQGLLDAGRITADDVVEVDGELFFAIGAAIRHPYGPGRHTPDERDARRILFLRVEDPTPGKNRWHLDLNVGEDRIEDEVVRLTAFGAEERYRVEEHGQRHVTLADPDGNLFCVQ, via the coding sequence GTGTCCACACCCGTCAGCTTCCAGGTGACCGTCGACAGCCGCGATCCGCACGCTCTGGCTCGCTTCTGGGCGGCAGCGCTGCACTACGACCTCGAGATCGAGACCGGGTTCGTCCAGGGGTTGCTCGACGCCGGCCGTATCACCGCCGACGACGTCGTGGAGGTGGACGGTGAGTTGTTCTTCGCCATCGGCGCGGCGATCCGGCACCCCTACGGCCCTGGGCGCCACACGCCGGACGAGCGCGACGCCCGCCGCATCCTGTTCCTCCGTGTCGAGGACCCGACGCCGGGCAAGAACCGCTGGCACCTCGACCTCAACGTCGGCGAGGACCGCATCGAGGACGAGGTCGTGCGGCTGACCGCCTTCGGCGCCGAGGAGCGGTACCGGGTCGAGGAGCACGGCCAGCGACACGTCACCCTGGCCGACCCCGATGGCAACCTGTTCTGCGTCCAGTGA
- a CDS encoding Fpg/Nei family DNA glycosylase, with the protein MPEGHTIHRLARDHATWFAGQRVRVSSASGRFADAAALLDGHVLEGTDAYGKHLFHRFEGDRYVHVHLGLFGKVLVSDVPPDPPRDTSRYRVVGDDRAIDLVGATACDLLIPEEVTGLVARLGPDPIRRDADPDRAWAALQRRSIGIGRALMDQAVLAGVGNVYRAEILFVHGLHPDVPAREVPRETWESMWATLVEWLRRGVRQQRIVTTDPAEIGKPRSRMRREESLYVYKQESCKRCEEPIRRWDLAGRWAYACETCQPPPRSGGG; encoded by the coding sequence GTGCCCGAGGGCCACACCATCCACCGTCTCGCGCGCGACCACGCGACGTGGTTCGCCGGCCAGCGTGTGCGGGTCAGCTCGGCATCGGGACGGTTCGCCGACGCCGCCGCGCTGCTCGACGGGCATGTCCTCGAGGGCACCGACGCGTACGGCAAGCACCTGTTCCACCGCTTCGAGGGTGACCGGTACGTCCACGTGCACCTCGGCCTGTTCGGCAAGGTGCTGGTCAGCGACGTGCCACCGGACCCGCCGCGCGACACGTCGCGGTACCGGGTGGTCGGCGACGACCGTGCCATCGATCTGGTGGGAGCCACCGCCTGCGACCTGCTGATCCCCGAGGAGGTGACGGGGCTCGTCGCCCGGCTCGGACCCGATCCGATCCGCCGCGACGCCGATCCCGACCGGGCGTGGGCCGCGCTCCAGCGGCGGTCCATCGGCATCGGGCGGGCGCTGATGGATCAGGCGGTGCTGGCCGGCGTCGGCAACGTCTACCGGGCCGAGATCCTGTTCGTCCACGGCCTGCACCCCGACGTGCCGGCCCGCGAGGTCCCCCGCGAGACCTGGGAGTCGATGTGGGCGACGCTGGTCGAGTGGTTGCGTCGCGGGGTTCGCCAGCAGCGGATCGTCACCACCGACCCAGCGGAGATCGGCAAGCCACGCTCGCGCATGCGCCGCGAGGAATCCCTCTACGTCTACAAGCAGGAGTCGTGCAAGCGCTGCGAGGAGCCGATCCGGCGGTGGGACCTCGCCGGACGCTGGGCGTACGCCTGTGAGACGTGTCAGCCCCCGCCGAGGTCCGGCGGGGGCTGA
- a CDS encoding DedA family protein translates to MSDTSPTSGPSDGGGPRLPEPDELVGRRIPDAVRRTVVTLAVLRYVIPIAAIAAVPSLIANRQITLLVALRPGKEILLLAGGRLRLDGEPSMLLLFVAAFPLYVAAVWAFFVLGRAYQVALRTGEGPEWLHRALPPERLEVAQRALARRGPVIAFVGRVGGLPPTILAAAAGVSDVRARGYLLADGVGAVIAFTMTVGIGYALGEAYERAGVWFTVSAVVLVFALATWFQRWVQRELDREGAA, encoded by the coding sequence GTGAGCGACACCTCCCCCACCTCCGGCCCGTCCGACGGCGGTGGACCCCGCCTGCCTGAACCCGACGAGCTCGTCGGCCGGCGCATCCCCGACGCGGTCCGCCGCACGGTGGTCACCCTCGCGGTGCTGCGCTACGTCATCCCGATCGCCGCGATCGCGGCGGTCCCGAGCCTGATCGCGAACCGCCAGATCACGCTCCTGGTCGCGCTGCGGCCGGGCAAGGAGATCCTCCTGCTCGCCGGCGGCAGGCTGCGCCTCGACGGTGAACCCTCGATGCTGCTGCTCTTCGTCGCCGCCTTCCCCCTGTACGTGGCCGCGGTCTGGGCCTTCTTCGTGCTCGGGCGCGCCTACCAGGTGGCGCTGCGGACGGGCGAGGGCCCAGAGTGGCTGCACCGGGCGCTGCCGCCGGAGCGCCTCGAGGTCGCCCAGCGGGCGTTGGCACGTCGGGGCCCCGTCATCGCCTTCGTCGGCCGTGTCGGCGGCCTGCCCCCGACGATCCTGGCCGCCGCTGCCGGGGTCTCCGACGTGCGCGCACGCGGCTACCTGCTCGCGGACGGCGTCGGAGCGGTGATCGCCTTCACCATGACCGTCGGGATCGGGTACGCGCTCGGGGAGGCCTACGAGCGCGCCGGGGTCTGGTTCACCGTCTCCGCCGTGGTCCTCGTCTTCGCGTTGGCCACGTGGTTCCAGCGGTGGGTCCAGCGTGAGCTCGACCGGGAGGGTGCGGCCTGA
- a CDS encoding DJ-1/PfpI family protein yields MQIAFVLYPELTALDLVGPLEVLSRLPGAEVHLVATDPGTVTADNGVLQLVATSSLHGVPAPDVLLVPGGTAGTVRAARDPELLDWLRQAALTATWITSVCTGSLVLGSAGLLEGRRATSHWAALEELRAYGAEPVQGRFVVDGNVVTAAGVSAGIDMALWLTAQLAGGDVADLLELVIEYAPEPPRGTGSPDTADDVLVDLGREVIRSLMAAPATP; encoded by the coding sequence ATGCAGATCGCGTTCGTGCTCTACCCCGAACTCACCGCGCTCGACCTCGTGGGACCGCTCGAGGTCCTGTCCCGGCTGCCGGGCGCCGAGGTCCACCTCGTCGCCACCGACCCCGGCACGGTGACGGCCGACAACGGCGTCCTGCAGCTGGTGGCCACCAGCTCGCTGCACGGGGTCCCCGCGCCGGACGTGCTCCTGGTGCCGGGGGGCACCGCGGGGACCGTGCGGGCCGCGCGAGATCCCGAGCTGCTCGACTGGCTCCGTCAGGCGGCGCTGACCGCCACGTGGATCACCTCGGTCTGCACCGGGTCGCTGGTCCTCGGCAGCGCCGGGCTGCTCGAGGGACGTCGCGCGACCAGCCACTGGGCCGCACTCGAGGAGCTCCGTGCCTACGGAGCCGAGCCGGTGCAGGGTCGGTTCGTGGTCGACGGCAACGTGGTCACGGCCGCCGGTGTGTCGGCCGGGATCGACATGGCGCTCTGGCTCACGGCCCAGCTCGCCGGTGGGGACGTCGCCGACCTGCTCGAACTCGTCATCGAGTACGCCCCCGAACCACCACGGGGCACCGGGTCACCCGATACCGCGGACGACGTGCTGGTCGACCTCGGCCGCGAGGTCATCCGCTCGCTGATGGCAGCACCTGCCACCCCGTGA
- a CDS encoding O-acetylhomoserine aminocarboxypropyltransferase/cysteine synthase family protein has protein sequence MKDETLAIHHGYEPDPTTKAVAVPIYQTVAYEFDDAQHGADLFNLAVPGNIYTRIMNPTQDVLEQRLAALEGGVAALATSSGQAAITYAIQTITRAGDNIVTVPLLYGGTYTLFKHMFPAQGVDVRFAEDDSAEALGALIDERTKAVYLETIGNPAGNIPDLEAIAKVAHDAGVPVIVDSTVATPILMKPIEWGADIVIHSLTKFIGGHGNSIGGIIVDSGKFPWSEHADRFPQLNTPEPAYHGVVYTEALGEAAFIGRARTVPLRNTGSAISPFNAWQFIQGLQTLALRIERHVENAQKVAEHLAAHPKVTHVEYAGLPSSPYHANANKYTGGKPSSLMTFHVEGGYDAAVKFHDALQLFTRLVNIGDTKSLVNHPASTTHRQLSEEELATAGVKPDAIRLNVGIEHIDDILADLDQALDAAG, from the coding sequence ATGAAGGACGAGACGCTCGCGATCCACCACGGCTACGAGCCGGACCCGACGACGAAGGCCGTCGCGGTCCCGATCTACCAGACCGTCGCCTACGAGTTCGACGACGCCCAGCACGGCGCCGACCTGTTCAACCTCGCCGTGCCGGGCAACATCTACACCCGGATCATGAACCCGACCCAGGATGTGCTCGAGCAGCGCCTCGCCGCGCTCGAGGGCGGGGTCGCCGCGCTCGCCACCAGCTCCGGTCAGGCCGCCATCACCTACGCGATCCAGACCATCACCAGGGCCGGCGACAACATCGTGACCGTGCCGCTGCTGTACGGCGGCACCTACACGCTGTTCAAGCACATGTTCCCGGCCCAGGGCGTCGACGTCCGTTTCGCCGAGGACGACTCGGCCGAGGCGCTCGGCGCGCTGATCGACGAGCGGACCAAGGCGGTCTACCTCGAGACCATCGGCAACCCCGCCGGCAACATCCCCGACCTCGAGGCCATCGCGAAGGTCGCCCACGACGCCGGGGTGCCCGTGATCGTGGACTCGACGGTCGCCACCCCGATACTGATGAAGCCCATCGAGTGGGGCGCCGACATCGTCATCCACTCGCTGACCAAGTTCATCGGCGGGCACGGCAACTCGATCGGCGGGATCATCGTCGACAGCGGGAAGTTCCCCTGGAGCGAGCACGCGGACCGCTTCCCGCAGCTCAACACCCCCGAGCCGGCCTACCACGGCGTGGTGTACACCGAGGCGCTCGGCGAAGCCGCGTTCATCGGCCGCGCCCGGACGGTGCCGCTGCGCAACACCGGTTCGGCGATCAGCCCCTTCAACGCCTGGCAGTTCATCCAGGGGCTGCAGACCCTCGCGCTGCGGATCGAGCGTCACGTGGAGAACGCCCAGAAGGTCGCCGAGCACCTCGCGGCGCACCCGAAGGTGACCCACGTCGAGTACGCCGGGCTGCCGAGCTCGCCGTACCACGCCAACGCGAACAAGTACACCGGCGGCAAGCCGTCGTCGCTGATGACCTTCCACGTGGAGGGGGGCTACGACGCAGCGGTCAAGTTCCACGACGCGCTGCAGCTGTTCACCCGCCTCGTCAACATCGGGGACACCAAGTCGCTGGTGAACCACCCGGCGTCGACCACGCACCGCCAGCTCTCCGAGGAGGAGCTCGCGACCGCCGGCGTCAAGCCCGACGCGATCCGCCTCAACGTCGGCATCGAGCACATCGACGACATCCTCGCCGACCTCGACCAGGCCCTCGACGCAGCCGGCTGA